In one window of Zingiber officinale cultivar Zhangliang chromosome 11A, Zo_v1.1, whole genome shotgun sequence DNA:
- the LOC122031618 gene encoding uncharacterized protein LOC122031618, with amino-acid sequence MASGSEGKGRGHSPIVKEEEVAQRTITGDLFDCVDMYKQPAFDHPLLKNHTLQLKPSNLPKGMKLTKSEPASFYGFNDTCPFGTVLIHRAQKQDLIDSQLLKNQFRTQARDSHIMVEGSHYAIMQALSGPFYGVYAKMTTHKLPDLQADQTSSSFIYLYGDTNVQDNKINVIQAGWQVSPPLYNSSYPRFFTFWTSDGYEETGCMNLECAGFVSTTNIYGPGSFISQFSTYGGEQKYLPILIARDSNTGNWWVTYNDQLPLGYFPKELLPKMDDYASAIQMGGRVYSHLNVPSPPMGSGHPIKEGRTKTASFIQVQFVDQMNNLYGLNPDFIDPEADIEDYYSVGGYRYVDDKDKYIFNYGGPGGFKK; translated from the exons ATGGCCAGTGGTAGTGAAGGAAAGGGAAGAGGCCACTCGCCGATTgtgaaggaggaagaagtggcgCAGCGG acAATAACTGGAGATCTATTTGACTGTGTTGATATGTACAAGCAACCAGCATTTGACCACCCGTTGTTGAAAAATCACACTCTTCAG TTAAAACCAAGTAATCTTCCAAAAGGAATGAAACTTACAAAATCTGAACCAGCTTCTTTTTATGGATTCAATGATACTTGTCCTTTTGGCACTGTTCTTATCCACCGTGCTCAAAAACAAGATTTAATTGACTCTCAGCTTTTGAAAAACCAATTTAGAACACAAGCCAGAGATAGCCACATAATGGTGGAGGGAAGTCAT TATGCAATTATGCAAGCTCTGAGCGGTCCATTTTATGGAGTGTACGCCAAAATGACAACTCATAAGCTTCCAGATCTACAAGCTGATCAAACATCATCCAGCTTTATATATCTTTATGGTGATACAAATGTTCAAGACAATAAAATCAATGTGATCCAAGCGGGTTGGCAG GTTTCACCCCCCTTGTACAATTCTAGTTATCCTCGATTTTTTACTTTTTGGACC AGTGATGGGTATGAGGAAACGGGATGCATGAATTTGGAATGCGCTGGTTTTGTTAGCACCACTAATATTTATGGACCTGGAAGTTTTATTTCTCAATTTTCCACGTATGGCGGTGAACAAAAATATCTACCCATATTAATTGCTAgg GATTCTAATACAGGGAATTGGTGGGTTACTTATAATGATCAGTTACCTCTTGGGTATTTCCCTAAGGAATTACTTCCTAAGATGGATGACTATGCAAGCGCTATTCAAATGGGTGGACGTGTTTACTCTCACTTGAATGTCCCAAGCCCTCCGATGGGTAGTGGTCATCCAATTAAAGAAGGACGTACTAAAACTGCTTCTTTCATTCAAGTTCAATTTGTGGATCAGATGAATAACTTGTACGGTTTGAATCCGGATTTTATTGATCCTGAGGCTGATATCGAAGATTATTATAGTGTAGGAGGTTATCGTTATGTTGATGAtaaagataaatatatttttaattatggaggaCCTGGAGGATTCAAAAAGTGA
- the LOC122031619 gene encoding uncharacterized protein LOC122031619 yields MLLRILFLVFISIGGTQARSWNKKAKHSLKTIQTITGDLFDCVDMYKQPAFDHPLLKNHTLQLKPSNLPKGMKLTKSEPASFYGFNDTCPFGTVLIHRAQKQDLIDSQLLKNQFRTQAIDNHIMVEGRHYAIMQALSGPFYGAYAKMTTHKLPDLQPDQSSSSAIYLYGDTDVPGNEVNVIQVGWHVLPALYNSSYPRFFTFWTSDGYGEKGCLNLECAGFVSTTNIYGPGSFISQFSTYGGEQKYLPILIARDSNTGNWWVTYNDQLPLGYFPKELLPKMDHYASAIQMGGRVYSHLNVPSPPMGSGHPIKEGRTKTASFIQVQFVDQMNNLYGLNPDFIDPEADIEDYYSVGGYRYVDDKDKCIFNYGGAGGFKK; encoded by the exons ATGTTACTTCgtattttatttcttgtgtttattTCAATTGGTGGGACACAAGCAAGATCATGGAACAAGAAAGCTAAGCATTCGCTTAAAACCATTCAG ACAATAACTGGAGATCTATTTGACTGTGTTGATATGTACAAGCAACCAGCATTTGACCACCCGCTGTTGAAAAATCACACTCTTCAG TTAAAACCAAGTAATCTTCCAAAAGGAATGAAACTTACAAAATCTGAACCAGCTTCTTTTTATGGATTCAATGATACTTGTCCTTTTGGCACTGTTCTTATCCACCGTGCTCAAAAACAAGATTTAATTGACTCTCAGCTCTTGAAAAACCAATTTAGAACACAAGCCATAGATAACCACATAATGGTGGAGGGAAGGCAT TATGCAATTATGCAAGCTCTGAGCGGTCCATTTTATGGAGCGTACGCCAAAATGACAACTCATAAACTTCCAGATCTACAACCTGATCAATCATCATCCAGCGCTATATATCTTTATGGTGATACAGATGTTCCAGGCAATGAAGTCAATGTGATCCAAGTGGGTTGGCAT GTTTTACCCGCCTTGTACAATTCTAGTTATCCTCGATTTTTTACTTTTTGGACA AGTGATGGGTATGGGGAAAAAGGATGCTTGAATTTGGAATGCGCTGGTTTTGTTAGCACCACTAATATTTATGGACCTGGAAGTTTTATTTCTCAATTTTCCACATATGGCGGTGAACAAAAATATCTACCCATATTAATTGCTAgg GATTCTAATACAGGGAATTGGTGGGTTACTTATAATGATCAGTTACCTCTTGGGTATTTTCCTAAGGAATTACTTCCTAAGATGGATCACTATGCAAGCGCTATTCAAATGGGTGGACGTGTTTACTCTCACTTGAATGTCCCAAGCCCTCCGATGGGTAGTGGTCATCCAATTAAAGAAGGACGTACTAAAACTGCTTCTTTCATTCAAGTTCAATTTGTGGATCAGATGAATAACTTGTACGGTTTGAATCCGGATTTTATTGATCCTGAGGCTGATATCGAAGATTATTATAGTGTAGGAGGTTATCGTTATGTTGATGATAAAGATAAAtgtatttttaattatggaggaGCTGGAGGTTTCAAAAAGTGA